A stretch of the Aphis gossypii isolate Hap1 chromosome 2, ASM2018417v2, whole genome shotgun sequence genome encodes the following:
- the LOC114119886 gene encoding uncharacterized protein LOC114119886 isoform X2, with translation MAGVNNVSTYDNAPEHSNNIVEQTNKADDSDDKDDSLQNVIDSELSKRFNESETPANRVKYSVDIMLTAESIHSDSVRQSNNMEHVDLKSLKSNEYQVQKDTSELLLLTEKQHTEETSDTGLGSEIVLESEQDIDNDGPLSDTMSSGFEDGITKEAIDQDPSRAELEEPRVFTRPLPVDETDNVTELVFDTWTTVDEVVGLEIKKNESNGYEENSPIEITTVSLNQDCFDINTPAITNNFTEVVSETTTERKTVKKKSSATGGEASTTVVKTKKTKKSKKSDEKENISVNLNGHLTNEMKYSQCDDYIVEEDDLSNVCVRDLKKSYCDEANRKSSSVIIPEEPVPASIPIDELRNFVGAIKKQPSGCENGMINGCSKSSFGKFDQLEKKIILQQRSPTESEKIDSKQNGVIRPEVNSVCKSCEKTVYAMEQIKAERQVWHKNCFRCTTCNKQLTLDIYSSHEGILYCKPHFKELFKPKVVVEDEEPIRRKKPEMIIRENQPLELPPDVVRASDKPDLGLEELSSLNVKSRFQAFENATTNGNSHMEKSPVSVKRSPSILSKLAKFQSKGMDVGVSNEDLNGAFFEPSSSSDSEDEDPGNDVLKNSISKEKPMSFDKMESVKRNWEMRREEMKEEHKQEIQNIRSKLFAGKQGKMKQMYEQAVAESERTGIKRDININKSDKAKVIKEKFERGEIINAENSDVDENNVNGSVNDDEDEMSVFEAGISKKSRSLFMELDANAVKTKQAAPIVNTKKEYIPMKKVTPVYNRQVSDDVVKCSDRIEDVSVETAEVSSKFKFFETYKPPAVIKKQFRITPPREGQIKGESPERDIYRDPNVVRSEDPIDETAELVKSNTTAKMLSLFRQMEVARPAVPEGLKPLKRFTPPPPDLKESETESESDDDVSGEDDSDEEESSSSETNGDVVKSSLKVEDEFLKNSQSAVMAKSLKDKFEHWEPDKHSMNNAVTMLDSEQESIESTKSLRARFESLKGDRPADKPKPKVNRFVQDPDSHATALCESCEKKVYPLEKVEIEGRPFHRSCFRCTQCQCVLRMDTFTWNKNRLYCLPHFKRLFISKGNYDEGFGDDQHKKKWENGHMQQALQVAAVTADTATN, from the exons ATGGCGGGCGTCAATAACGTAAGTACATATGATAATGCACCAGAACATTCCAATAACATAGTTGAGCAAACTAACAAGGCTGATGATTCAGACGACAAAGACGATTCGTTGCAAAATGTCATTGACAGTGAGCTGTCCAAACGTTTTAACGAAAGTGAAACTCCAGCCAATCGTGTTAAATATAGTGTAGACATAATGCTAACAGCAGAATCAATTCATAGTGACAGTGTTAGACAGTCCAATAACATGGAACATGTAGACCTTAAGTCCTTAAAATCAAACGAATACCAAGTTCAAAAAGACACCAGTGAGCTTTTACTGTTAACAGAAAAACAACATACAGAAGAGACAAGTGATACGGGTCTCGGTTCTGAAATCGTTTTAGAATCGGAACAAGATATTGATAATGATGGTCCATTATCTGATACTATGAGTAGCGGATTCGAAGATGGTATTACGAAGGAGGCTATAGACCAGGATCCTTCTCGTGCAGAATTAGAGGAGCCTCGTGTATTTACTAGACCCCTACCGGTTGACGAGACGGATAATGTAACTGAATTGGTATTTGATACTTGGACTACAGTTGATGAAGTTGTgggattagaaattaaaaaaaacgaatCAAATGGTTATGAAGAAAATTCGCCCATCGAAATCACTACTGTTAGCCTTAACCAAGattgttttgatattaatacacCAGCCATAACTAACAATTTT ACCGAGGTAGTGTCGGAAACGACAACCGAACGCAAAACAGTGAAGAAAAAGTCGTCTGCTACCGGTGGTGAGGCGTCTACCACGGTTGTCAAAACCAAAAAGACCAAAAAGTCGAAAAAATCagatgaaaaagaaaatatatctgta AATTTAAATGGCCATTTGacaaatgaaatgaaatataGTCAGTGTGACGATTATATTGTCGAGGAAGATGACTTATCTAACGTATGCGTTCGAGACCTC AAAAAATCTTATTGCGATGAAGCTAATCGAAAGTCTTCCTCCGTTATTATACCAGAGGAGCCTGTACCCGCTTCTATCCCTATAGATGAATTG CGAAATTTTGTTGGTGCCATCAAGAAACAACCATCCGGATGTGAAAACGGAATGATAAACGGTTGTTCG aaatcAAGTTTTGGGAAATTTGATcagttggaaaaaaaaattatccttcAACAGAGATCTCCTACAGAATCTGAAAAAATCGACTCTAAACAA aatggtGTTATACGTCCCGAAGTTAATTCTGTATGTAAATCATGTGAGAAGACTGTGTATGCTATGGAACAAATAAAAGCGGAACGCCAGGTTTGGCACAAGAACTGTTTTCGGTGTACAACATGCAATAAACAGCTAAC ACTCGATATTTATAGTAGCCACGAAGGTATATTGTACTGTAAACCGCATTTCAAGGAGTTATTTAAGCCTAAAGTAGTAGTAGAAGACGAAGAACCAA TTAGACGCAAGAAACCAGAAATGATAATACGTGAAAATCAGCCCTTGGAATTACCACCAGACGTGGTTAGAG caAGTGATAAACCGGATTTGGGCTTAGAAGAATTGAGTTCTTTAAACGTGAAATCCCGTTTTCAAGCTTTTGAAAATGCTACCACCAATGGTAACAGCCATATGGAAAAATCTCCAGTCAGTGTTAAACGTTCACCAAGTATATTGAGTAAATTAGctaa atttcaaTCTAAAGGAATGGATGTAGGAGTTTCCAATGAAGATCTGAATGGCGCATTCTTTGAGCCTTCGTCAAGCAGTGACAGCGAAGATGAAGATCCTGGAAATGATGTGttgaaaaatagtatttctAAAGAAAAACCAATGAGTTTTGACAAAATGGAGTCTGTTAAACGTAACTGGGAAATGCGCCGAGAAGAAATGAAAGAGGAACATAAACaagaaatacaaaacattaggTCTAAATTATTTGCG ggtaAACAAggaaaaatgaaacaaatgtATGAACAAGCTGTGGCTGAAAGTGAACGTACTGGTATTAAAagagatataaatattaacaaatctGACAAAGCCAAAGTAATTAAAGAAAAGTTTGAAAGgggtgaaataataaatgctgAAAATAGTGATGTTGATGAAAACAATGTTAATGGTTCAGTAAATGACGATGAAGATGAAATGAGTGTTTTTGAAgctg gaatCTCCAAAAAGTCTCGAAGTTTGTTCATGGAATTGGATGCTAATGCTGTAAAGACTAAACAAGCTGCACCAATTGTGAATACTAAAAAAGAGTATATTCCTATGAAAAAG GTTACACCGGTATACAATCGTCAAGTGTCTGATGATGTGGTCAAATGCAGTGACCGCATCGAGGACGTTTCAGTGGAAACAGCTGAAGTTTcttcaaagtttaaattttttgaaacatacAAGCCTCCTGCTGTCATTAAGAAACAGTTCCGAATTACACCCCCACGAGAAGGCCAAATTAAG ggaGAATCTCCAGAACGTGATATTTACCGCGATCCTAATGTAGTACGCAGTGAAGACCCAATTGATGAGACAGCAGAACTAGTCAAAAGTAATACTACTGCTAAGATGTTGTCCTTATTTAGACAAATGGAAGTTGCCAGACCAGCTGTACCTGAAGGTCTCAAACCACTTAAACGCTTTACTCCTCCACCACCAGACCTTAAAGAATCGGAAACAGAATCGGAGTCTGATGACGATGTGAGTGGTGAAGATGACAGTGATGAAGAAGAGTCTTCGAGTAGTGAAACCAATGGTGATGTTGTAAAATCATCTCTAAAGGTTGAAgatgaatttttgaaaaat TCTCAAAGTGCAGTAATGGCCAAGTCATTAAAAGATAAGTTTGAACATTGGGAACCTGACAAGCATTCTATGAATAATGCTGTTACAATGCTTGATTCTGAACAAGAAAGCATTGAATCAACTAAATCTTTACGTGCTCGTTTTGAATCTCTGAAAGGTGACCGTCCAGCTGATAAGCCAAAACCGAAAGTTAACAGATTCGTG CAAGATCCCGATAGCCACGCAACCGCGCTGTGCGAATCATGCGAGAAGAAAGTCTATCCTCTGGAAAAGGTCGAAATCGAAGGCAGGCCGTTCCACCGTTCATGCTTTAGGTGCACGCAATGTCAGTGCGTTTTGAG AATGGACACGTTCACATGGAATAAAAACCGTCTGTATTGTCTACCACATTTCAAGCGGCTGTTCATATCCAAAGGAAATTACGACGAAGGATTCGGCGATGATCAACACAAAAAGAAATGGGAAAACGGACATATGCAACAGGCCCTCCAAGTTGCCGCTGTCACCGCCGACACGGCaactaattaa
- the LOC114119886 gene encoding uncharacterized protein LOC114119886 isoform X4, producing the protein MAGVNNVSTYDNAPEHSNNIVEQTNKADDSDDKDDSLQNVIDSELSKRFNESETPANRVKYSVDIMLTAESIHSDSVRQSNNMEHVDLKSLKSNEYQVQKDTSELLLLTEKQHTEETSDTGLGSEIVLESEQDIDNDGPLSDTMSSGFEDGITKEAIDQDPSRAELEEPRVFTRPLPVDETDNVTELVFDTWTTVDEVVGLEIKKNESNGYEENSPIEITTVSLNQDCFDINTPAITNNFTEVVSETTTERKTVKKKSSATGGEASTTVVKTKKTKKSKKSDEKENISVNLNGHLTNEMKYSQCDDYIVEEDDLSNVCVRDLKKSYCDEANRKSSSVIIPEEPVPASIPIDELKSSFGKFDQLEKKIILQQRSPTESEKIDSKQNGVIRPEVNSVCKSCEKTVYAMEQIKAERQVWHKNCFRCTTCNKQLTLDIYSSHEGILYCKPHFKELFKPKVVVEDEEPIRRKKPEMIIRENQPLELPPDVVRASDKPDLGLEELSSLNVKSRFQAFENATTNGNSHMEKSPVSVKRSPSILSKLAKFQSKGMDVGVSNEDLNGAFFEPSSSSDSEDEDPGNDVLKNSISKEKPMSFDKMESVKRNWEMRREEMKEEHKQEIQNIRSKLFAGKQGKMKQMYEQAVAESERTGIKRDININKSDKAKVIKEKFERGEIINAENSDVDENNVNGSVNDDEDEMSVFEAGISKKSRSLFMELDANAVKTKQAAPIVNTKKEYIPMKKVTPVYNRQVSDDVVKCSDRIEDVSVETAEVSSKFKFFETYKPPAVIKKQFRITPPREGQIKGESPERDIYRDPNVVRSEDPIDETAELVKSNTTAKMLSLFRQMEVARPAVPEGLKPLKRFTPPPPDLKESETESESDDDVSGEDDSDEEESSSSETNGDVVKSSLKVEDEFLKNSQSAVMAKSLKDKFEHWEPDKHSMNNAVTMLDSEQESIESTKSLRARFESLKGDRPADKPKPKVNRFVQDPDSHATALCESCEKKVYPLEKVEIEGRPFHRSCFRCTQCQCVLRMDTFTWNKNRLYCLPHFKRLFISKGNYDEGFGDDQHKKKWENGHMQQALQVAAVTADTATN; encoded by the exons ATGGCGGGCGTCAATAACGTAAGTACATATGATAATGCACCAGAACATTCCAATAACATAGTTGAGCAAACTAACAAGGCTGATGATTCAGACGACAAAGACGATTCGTTGCAAAATGTCATTGACAGTGAGCTGTCCAAACGTTTTAACGAAAGTGAAACTCCAGCCAATCGTGTTAAATATAGTGTAGACATAATGCTAACAGCAGAATCAATTCATAGTGACAGTGTTAGACAGTCCAATAACATGGAACATGTAGACCTTAAGTCCTTAAAATCAAACGAATACCAAGTTCAAAAAGACACCAGTGAGCTTTTACTGTTAACAGAAAAACAACATACAGAAGAGACAAGTGATACGGGTCTCGGTTCTGAAATCGTTTTAGAATCGGAACAAGATATTGATAATGATGGTCCATTATCTGATACTATGAGTAGCGGATTCGAAGATGGTATTACGAAGGAGGCTATAGACCAGGATCCTTCTCGTGCAGAATTAGAGGAGCCTCGTGTATTTACTAGACCCCTACCGGTTGACGAGACGGATAATGTAACTGAATTGGTATTTGATACTTGGACTACAGTTGATGAAGTTGTgggattagaaattaaaaaaaacgaatCAAATGGTTATGAAGAAAATTCGCCCATCGAAATCACTACTGTTAGCCTTAACCAAGattgttttgatattaatacacCAGCCATAACTAACAATTTT ACCGAGGTAGTGTCGGAAACGACAACCGAACGCAAAACAGTGAAGAAAAAGTCGTCTGCTACCGGTGGTGAGGCGTCTACCACGGTTGTCAAAACCAAAAAGACCAAAAAGTCGAAAAAATCagatgaaaaagaaaatatatctgta AATTTAAATGGCCATTTGacaaatgaaatgaaatataGTCAGTGTGACGATTATATTGTCGAGGAAGATGACTTATCTAACGTATGCGTTCGAGACCTC AAAAAATCTTATTGCGATGAAGCTAATCGAAAGTCTTCCTCCGTTATTATACCAGAGGAGCCTGTACCCGCTTCTATCCCTATAGATGAATTG aaatcAAGTTTTGGGAAATTTGATcagttggaaaaaaaaattatccttcAACAGAGATCTCCTACAGAATCTGAAAAAATCGACTCTAAACAA aatggtGTTATACGTCCCGAAGTTAATTCTGTATGTAAATCATGTGAGAAGACTGTGTATGCTATGGAACAAATAAAAGCGGAACGCCAGGTTTGGCACAAGAACTGTTTTCGGTGTACAACATGCAATAAACAGCTAAC ACTCGATATTTATAGTAGCCACGAAGGTATATTGTACTGTAAACCGCATTTCAAGGAGTTATTTAAGCCTAAAGTAGTAGTAGAAGACGAAGAACCAA TTAGACGCAAGAAACCAGAAATGATAATACGTGAAAATCAGCCCTTGGAATTACCACCAGACGTGGTTAGAG caAGTGATAAACCGGATTTGGGCTTAGAAGAATTGAGTTCTTTAAACGTGAAATCCCGTTTTCAAGCTTTTGAAAATGCTACCACCAATGGTAACAGCCATATGGAAAAATCTCCAGTCAGTGTTAAACGTTCACCAAGTATATTGAGTAAATTAGctaa atttcaaTCTAAAGGAATGGATGTAGGAGTTTCCAATGAAGATCTGAATGGCGCATTCTTTGAGCCTTCGTCAAGCAGTGACAGCGAAGATGAAGATCCTGGAAATGATGTGttgaaaaatagtatttctAAAGAAAAACCAATGAGTTTTGACAAAATGGAGTCTGTTAAACGTAACTGGGAAATGCGCCGAGAAGAAATGAAAGAGGAACATAAACaagaaatacaaaacattaggTCTAAATTATTTGCG ggtaAACAAggaaaaatgaaacaaatgtATGAACAAGCTGTGGCTGAAAGTGAACGTACTGGTATTAAAagagatataaatattaacaaatctGACAAAGCCAAAGTAATTAAAGAAAAGTTTGAAAGgggtgaaataataaatgctgAAAATAGTGATGTTGATGAAAACAATGTTAATGGTTCAGTAAATGACGATGAAGATGAAATGAGTGTTTTTGAAgctg gaatCTCCAAAAAGTCTCGAAGTTTGTTCATGGAATTGGATGCTAATGCTGTAAAGACTAAACAAGCTGCACCAATTGTGAATACTAAAAAAGAGTATATTCCTATGAAAAAG GTTACACCGGTATACAATCGTCAAGTGTCTGATGATGTGGTCAAATGCAGTGACCGCATCGAGGACGTTTCAGTGGAAACAGCTGAAGTTTcttcaaagtttaaattttttgaaacatacAAGCCTCCTGCTGTCATTAAGAAACAGTTCCGAATTACACCCCCACGAGAAGGCCAAATTAAG ggaGAATCTCCAGAACGTGATATTTACCGCGATCCTAATGTAGTACGCAGTGAAGACCCAATTGATGAGACAGCAGAACTAGTCAAAAGTAATACTACTGCTAAGATGTTGTCCTTATTTAGACAAATGGAAGTTGCCAGACCAGCTGTACCTGAAGGTCTCAAACCACTTAAACGCTTTACTCCTCCACCACCAGACCTTAAAGAATCGGAAACAGAATCGGAGTCTGATGACGATGTGAGTGGTGAAGATGACAGTGATGAAGAAGAGTCTTCGAGTAGTGAAACCAATGGTGATGTTGTAAAATCATCTCTAAAGGTTGAAgatgaatttttgaaaaat TCTCAAAGTGCAGTAATGGCCAAGTCATTAAAAGATAAGTTTGAACATTGGGAACCTGACAAGCATTCTATGAATAATGCTGTTACAATGCTTGATTCTGAACAAGAAAGCATTGAATCAACTAAATCTTTACGTGCTCGTTTTGAATCTCTGAAAGGTGACCGTCCAGCTGATAAGCCAAAACCGAAAGTTAACAGATTCGTG CAAGATCCCGATAGCCACGCAACCGCGCTGTGCGAATCATGCGAGAAGAAAGTCTATCCTCTGGAAAAGGTCGAAATCGAAGGCAGGCCGTTCCACCGTTCATGCTTTAGGTGCACGCAATGTCAGTGCGTTTTGAG AATGGACACGTTCACATGGAATAAAAACCGTCTGTATTGTCTACCACATTTCAAGCGGCTGTTCATATCCAAAGGAAATTACGACGAAGGATTCGGCGATGATCAACACAAAAAGAAATGGGAAAACGGACATATGCAACAGGCCCTCCAAGTTGCCGCTGTCACCGCCGACACGGCaactaattaa
- the LOC114119886 gene encoding uncharacterized protein LOC114119886 isoform X1, with amino-acid sequence MAGVNNVSTYDNAPEHSNNIVEQTNKADDSDDKDDSLQNVIDSELSKRFNESETPANRVKYSVDIMLTAESIHSDSVRQSNNMEHVDLKSLKSNEYQVQKDTSELLLLTEKQHTEETSDTGLGSEIVLESEQDIDNDGPLSDTMSSGFEDGITKEAIDQDPSRAELEEPRVFTRPLPVDETDNVTELVFDTWTTVDEVVGLEIKKNESNGYEENSPIEITTVSLNQDCFDINTPAITNNFTEVVSETTTERKTVKKKSSATGGEASTTVVKTKKTKKSKKSDEKENISVNLNGHLTNEMKYSQCDDYIVEEDDLSNVCVRDLKKSYCDEANRKSSSVIIPEEPVPASIPIDELKRNFVGAIKKQPSGCENGMINGCSKSSFGKFDQLEKKIILQQRSPTESEKIDSKQNGVIRPEVNSVCKSCEKTVYAMEQIKAERQVWHKNCFRCTTCNKQLTLDIYSSHEGILYCKPHFKELFKPKVVVEDEEPIRRKKPEMIIRENQPLELPPDVVRASDKPDLGLEELSSLNVKSRFQAFENATTNGNSHMEKSPVSVKRSPSILSKLAKFQSKGMDVGVSNEDLNGAFFEPSSSSDSEDEDPGNDVLKNSISKEKPMSFDKMESVKRNWEMRREEMKEEHKQEIQNIRSKLFAGKQGKMKQMYEQAVAESERTGIKRDININKSDKAKVIKEKFERGEIINAENSDVDENNVNGSVNDDEDEMSVFEAGISKKSRSLFMELDANAVKTKQAAPIVNTKKEYIPMKKVTPVYNRQVSDDVVKCSDRIEDVSVETAEVSSKFKFFETYKPPAVIKKQFRITPPREGQIKGESPERDIYRDPNVVRSEDPIDETAELVKSNTTAKMLSLFRQMEVARPAVPEGLKPLKRFTPPPPDLKESETESESDDDVSGEDDSDEEESSSSETNGDVVKSSLKVEDEFLKNSQSAVMAKSLKDKFEHWEPDKHSMNNAVTMLDSEQESIESTKSLRARFESLKGDRPADKPKPKVNRFVQDPDSHATALCESCEKKVYPLEKVEIEGRPFHRSCFRCTQCQCVLRMDTFTWNKNRLYCLPHFKRLFISKGNYDEGFGDDQHKKKWENGHMQQALQVAAVTADTATN; translated from the exons ATGGCGGGCGTCAATAACGTAAGTACATATGATAATGCACCAGAACATTCCAATAACATAGTTGAGCAAACTAACAAGGCTGATGATTCAGACGACAAAGACGATTCGTTGCAAAATGTCATTGACAGTGAGCTGTCCAAACGTTTTAACGAAAGTGAAACTCCAGCCAATCGTGTTAAATATAGTGTAGACATAATGCTAACAGCAGAATCAATTCATAGTGACAGTGTTAGACAGTCCAATAACATGGAACATGTAGACCTTAAGTCCTTAAAATCAAACGAATACCAAGTTCAAAAAGACACCAGTGAGCTTTTACTGTTAACAGAAAAACAACATACAGAAGAGACAAGTGATACGGGTCTCGGTTCTGAAATCGTTTTAGAATCGGAACAAGATATTGATAATGATGGTCCATTATCTGATACTATGAGTAGCGGATTCGAAGATGGTATTACGAAGGAGGCTATAGACCAGGATCCTTCTCGTGCAGAATTAGAGGAGCCTCGTGTATTTACTAGACCCCTACCGGTTGACGAGACGGATAATGTAACTGAATTGGTATTTGATACTTGGACTACAGTTGATGAAGTTGTgggattagaaattaaaaaaaacgaatCAAATGGTTATGAAGAAAATTCGCCCATCGAAATCACTACTGTTAGCCTTAACCAAGattgttttgatattaatacacCAGCCATAACTAACAATTTT ACCGAGGTAGTGTCGGAAACGACAACCGAACGCAAAACAGTGAAGAAAAAGTCGTCTGCTACCGGTGGTGAGGCGTCTACCACGGTTGTCAAAACCAAAAAGACCAAAAAGTCGAAAAAATCagatgaaaaagaaaatatatctgta AATTTAAATGGCCATTTGacaaatgaaatgaaatataGTCAGTGTGACGATTATATTGTCGAGGAAGATGACTTATCTAACGTATGCGTTCGAGACCTC AAAAAATCTTATTGCGATGAAGCTAATCGAAAGTCTTCCTCCGTTATTATACCAGAGGAGCCTGTACCCGCTTCTATCCCTATAGATGAATTG aAGCGAAATTTTGTTGGTGCCATCAAGAAACAACCATCCGGATGTGAAAACGGAATGATAAACGGTTGTTCG aaatcAAGTTTTGGGAAATTTGATcagttggaaaaaaaaattatccttcAACAGAGATCTCCTACAGAATCTGAAAAAATCGACTCTAAACAA aatggtGTTATACGTCCCGAAGTTAATTCTGTATGTAAATCATGTGAGAAGACTGTGTATGCTATGGAACAAATAAAAGCGGAACGCCAGGTTTGGCACAAGAACTGTTTTCGGTGTACAACATGCAATAAACAGCTAAC ACTCGATATTTATAGTAGCCACGAAGGTATATTGTACTGTAAACCGCATTTCAAGGAGTTATTTAAGCCTAAAGTAGTAGTAGAAGACGAAGAACCAA TTAGACGCAAGAAACCAGAAATGATAATACGTGAAAATCAGCCCTTGGAATTACCACCAGACGTGGTTAGAG caAGTGATAAACCGGATTTGGGCTTAGAAGAATTGAGTTCTTTAAACGTGAAATCCCGTTTTCAAGCTTTTGAAAATGCTACCACCAATGGTAACAGCCATATGGAAAAATCTCCAGTCAGTGTTAAACGTTCACCAAGTATATTGAGTAAATTAGctaa atttcaaTCTAAAGGAATGGATGTAGGAGTTTCCAATGAAGATCTGAATGGCGCATTCTTTGAGCCTTCGTCAAGCAGTGACAGCGAAGATGAAGATCCTGGAAATGATGTGttgaaaaatagtatttctAAAGAAAAACCAATGAGTTTTGACAAAATGGAGTCTGTTAAACGTAACTGGGAAATGCGCCGAGAAGAAATGAAAGAGGAACATAAACaagaaatacaaaacattaggTCTAAATTATTTGCG ggtaAACAAggaaaaatgaaacaaatgtATGAACAAGCTGTGGCTGAAAGTGAACGTACTGGTATTAAAagagatataaatattaacaaatctGACAAAGCCAAAGTAATTAAAGAAAAGTTTGAAAGgggtgaaataataaatgctgAAAATAGTGATGTTGATGAAAACAATGTTAATGGTTCAGTAAATGACGATGAAGATGAAATGAGTGTTTTTGAAgctg gaatCTCCAAAAAGTCTCGAAGTTTGTTCATGGAATTGGATGCTAATGCTGTAAAGACTAAACAAGCTGCACCAATTGTGAATACTAAAAAAGAGTATATTCCTATGAAAAAG GTTACACCGGTATACAATCGTCAAGTGTCTGATGATGTGGTCAAATGCAGTGACCGCATCGAGGACGTTTCAGTGGAAACAGCTGAAGTTTcttcaaagtttaaattttttgaaacatacAAGCCTCCTGCTGTCATTAAGAAACAGTTCCGAATTACACCCCCACGAGAAGGCCAAATTAAG ggaGAATCTCCAGAACGTGATATTTACCGCGATCCTAATGTAGTACGCAGTGAAGACCCAATTGATGAGACAGCAGAACTAGTCAAAAGTAATACTACTGCTAAGATGTTGTCCTTATTTAGACAAATGGAAGTTGCCAGACCAGCTGTACCTGAAGGTCTCAAACCACTTAAACGCTTTACTCCTCCACCACCAGACCTTAAAGAATCGGAAACAGAATCGGAGTCTGATGACGATGTGAGTGGTGAAGATGACAGTGATGAAGAAGAGTCTTCGAGTAGTGAAACCAATGGTGATGTTGTAAAATCATCTCTAAAGGTTGAAgatgaatttttgaaaaat TCTCAAAGTGCAGTAATGGCCAAGTCATTAAAAGATAAGTTTGAACATTGGGAACCTGACAAGCATTCTATGAATAATGCTGTTACAATGCTTGATTCTGAACAAGAAAGCATTGAATCAACTAAATCTTTACGTGCTCGTTTTGAATCTCTGAAAGGTGACCGTCCAGCTGATAAGCCAAAACCGAAAGTTAACAGATTCGTG CAAGATCCCGATAGCCACGCAACCGCGCTGTGCGAATCATGCGAGAAGAAAGTCTATCCTCTGGAAAAGGTCGAAATCGAAGGCAGGCCGTTCCACCGTTCATGCTTTAGGTGCACGCAATGTCAGTGCGTTTTGAG AATGGACACGTTCACATGGAATAAAAACCGTCTGTATTGTCTACCACATTTCAAGCGGCTGTTCATATCCAAAGGAAATTACGACGAAGGATTCGGCGATGATCAACACAAAAAGAAATGGGAAAACGGACATATGCAACAGGCCCTCCAAGTTGCCGCTGTCACCGCCGACACGGCaactaattaa